A genomic window from Scophthalmus maximus strain ysfricsl-2021 chromosome 17, ASM2237912v1, whole genome shotgun sequence includes:
- the arhgap44a gene encoding rho GTPase-activating protein 44 isoform X1 — translation MKKQFNRMRQLANQTVGRAEKTEVLSDDLLQVEKRLDLVKQVTHSTHKKLTACLQGQQGTDVEKRSVKSPSKKLPLAILAQCMVEGAAVLGDDSLLGKMLQMCGETEEKLAQELIQFEFQIERDVVEPLYVLAEVDIPNIQKQRKHLAKLVLDMDSARARFHQSSKSSSHPSTLQPGAKSESLREEMEEAANRMEICRDQLSADMYNFVAKEIDYANYFQTLIETQAEYHRKSLEILHSVLPQIKAHQEAWVEKPSFGKSLEEHLNISGREIAFPIEACVTMLLECGMQEEGLFRVAPSASKLKKLKASLDCGVMDVQEYSCDPHAIAGALKSYLRELPEPLMTTELYDEWIQASNIQDMDKRLQALMAACEKLPTDNLNNFRYLIKFLAKLSEYQDANKMSPGNMAIVLGPNLLWTHTEPNMTEMMTTVSLQIVGIIEPIIQHADWFFPGEIEFNLTGSYGSPIHTNHNSNYSSMPSPDMDQSERKQPHDQSRRPLSVATDNMMLEFYKKDGIRKIQSMGVRVMDTSWVSRKGSSTLVRKTSSTPPGMQGPGSPADTLIPEQPGELTTSPSATPPPGERFCSDNVSPNRPDTSHAHPPPGEDRPPPPYPTSSCHSLPHHFYPKPPPCARPVAPGPESQPPASPPPPMRWSGFTPPAPPPSSSSSSSSSSLDINSNPKPSCLHFSKHSPPGDMSHAPPPDINASPLYIKTPLVLTRHDQSFGNPPSLPSSAPPPPPWAACPCARERGPPRLTSSLKSKELSPVIGHKGIQVAGPTVPPSSSPQSSSQSPHSTEHSPHTLRKGSKKLAPVPPKVPYGQSGGMSDQSTGQPSPVSLSPTPPSTPSPYGLVCPPGQVPPSSPGQTPLGAPHSLSSPPSLTGTLTKSRPTPKPRQRPSLPPPQPPTAPPGFIGSAMAPVPQPLEQGLLDGLSPGESMSTDIFNYEIPSINVNLDSLIDEFSGAPCRRSLAVADSPEGDAVPEEEPQSTTL, via the exons GGCAGAAAAAACAGAGGTGTTGAGCGACGACCTCCTGCAG GTGGAGAAGCGTCTGGATCTGGTCAAGCAGGTGACACACAGCACTCACAAGAAGCTCACTGCCTGCCTGCAGGGTCAGCAGGGCACTGATGTGGAGAAGAGGTCTGTCAAGTCACCGTCT AAAAAACTACCACTCGCAATCCTGGCACAATGCATGGTAGAAGGGGCTGCAGTTTTGGGAGATGACTCCCTCCTGGG GAAGATGCTGCAGATGTGcggggagacagaggagaagctggCGCAGGAGCTCATCCAGTTTGAGTTCcagatagagagagatgtggTGGAGCCGCTCTATGTTCTCGCTGAG GTGGACATTCCCAACATCCAGAAACAGAGGAAGCACTTAGCTAAACTTGTCTTGGACATGGACTCGGCACGGGCTAG ATTTCATCAGTCGTCCAAGTCATCCAGTCACCCGAGCACTCTGCAGCCCGGCGCCAAGTCCGAGTCCctcagagaggagatggaggaggcagCCAATCGCATGGAGATTTGTAGG GATCAGTTATCAGCAGATATGTACAATTTTGTGGCCAAAGAAATAGACTATGCAAATTATTTCCAGACA ctgataGAAACACAGGCAGAATATCACAGGAAGTCATTAGAGATTCTTCACAGTGTCCTGCCCCAGATTAAAGCTCACCAAG agGCGTGGGTGGAGAAGCCGTCGTTTGGCAAGTCTCTGGAGGAACACCTGAATATTAGTGGCAGAGAGATCGCCTTCCCCATCGAAGCCTGTGTCACCATGCTGTTGGAGTGTGGCATGCAAGAGGAG GGCCTCTTCAGAGTGGCTCCGTCAGCCTCCAAGCTGAAGAAGCTGAAAGCCTCCCTGGACTGCGGGGTTATGGATGTGCAGGAGTACTCCTGTGACCCACACGCCATCGCAG GGGCTCTGAAATCATACCTCCGTGAGCTCCCCGAGCCATTGATGACCACTGAACTTTACGATGAATGGATTCAGGCCTCCAA CATTCAAGATATGGACAAGAGACTCCAAGCGTTAATGGCCGCGTGTGAAAAACTCCCCACAGACAACTTGAACAATTTTAG GTATCTAATCAAATTCTTAGCCAAGCTAAGTGAGTATCAAGACGCAAATAAGATGAGCCCTGGTAACATGGCAATCGTCCTCGGCCCTAACTTGCTCTGGACTCATACTGAACC aaaCATGACGGAGATGATGACCACCGTGTCTCTACAGATTGTTGGCATCATTGAGCCCATCATCCAGCATGCTGACTGGTTCTTCCCTGGAG AGATTGAATTCAACCTGACGGGCAGCTATGGCAGCCCGATCCACACCAACCACAACTCCAACTACAGTTCCATGCCCTCGCCGGACATGGACCAATCGGAGCGCAAGCAGCCGCACGACCAGAGCCGACGCCCACTGAGTGTTGCCACTGACAACATGATGCTGGAGTTTTACAAGAAGGATGG CATTAGGAAGATTCAAAG tATGGGCGTCCGGGTTATGGATACCTCCTGGGTGTCTCGCAAGGGTTCATCCACACTGGTGCGGAAGACTTCCTCCACCCCTCCGGGCATGCAGGGCCCCGGCTCTCCTGCAGACACACTCATCCCCGAGCAGCCCGGAGAGCTCACCACCTCCCCGTCCGCGACACCGCCACCAGGAGAAAGGTTCTG CTCAGACAACGTGTCGCCCAATCGGCCGGACACCTCTCATGCCCACCCACCCCCCGGGGAGGACCGGCCACCCCCTCCTTACCCCACCTCCTCGTGCCACTCTCTCCCCCACCACTTCTATCCCAAACCCCCACCCTGCGCTCGCCCCGTGGCACCGGGTCCAGAATCCCagccccccgcctccccccctcccccaatgCGCTGGTCTGGCTTCACTCccccggccccgcccccttcctcctcttcttcctcctcctcctcgtcactcGACATCAATTCGAACCCCAAACCCAGCTGCCTGCACTTTTCCAAGCACAGTCCGCCTGGTGACATGTCGCATGCGCCCCCACCAGACATTAATGCTTCACCACTCTACATCAAAACCCCCTTGGTACTAACTCGCCATGACCAGTCCTTTGGCAACCCCCCTAGCCTCCCTTCGTCCGCACCCCCGCCCCCGCCGTGGGCTGCCTGTCCATGTGCCCGAGAGAGAGGACCCCCCAGGCTGACTAG TTCATTGAAGAGCAAAGAGCTCTCCCCTGTAATTGGACACAAAGGCATCCAGGTGGCAGGTCCAACAGTCCCACCCAGCAGCAGTcctcagagcagcagccagTCTCCACACTCCACAGAGCACAGTCCACACACCCTGCGCAAAG gTTCCAAGAAGTTGGCCCCTGTCCCCCCCAAGGTCCCCTATGGCCAGTCTGGCGGGATGTCCGACCAGTCCACAGGTCAGCCGTCACCGGTCAGCCTGTCTCCCACACCACCTAGCACCCCCTCCCCTTATGGACTGGTCTGCCCTCCAGGGCAAGTGCCCCCATCCTCCCCTGGGCAAACCCCACTGGGAGCGCCCCACTCCCTttcatcccctccctccctgactgGAACGCTAACCAAATCTCGGCCCACCCCTAAGCCCAGGCAGAGACCCAGCCTGCCCCCTCCTCAGCCGCCCACAGCCCCTCCTGGGTTCATTGGCTCGGCCATGGCCCCAGTTCCCCAGCCCCTGGAGCAGGGCCTCCTGGATGGACTTTCCCCCGGGGAAAGCATGTCTACAG ATATCTTCAATTATGAAATCCCCTCCATCAATGTCAATCTGGACAGCCTCATCGATGAGTTCAGCGGTGCCCCCTGCAGGAGGTCCCTGGCAGTTGCAGACTCTCCAGAGGGAGACGCTGTGCCTGAGGAGGAGCCCCAGAGCACCACTCTATGA
- the arhgap44a gene encoding rho GTPase-activating protein 44 isoform X5, translating to MKKQFNRMRQLANQTVGRAEKTEVLSDDLLQVEKRLDLVKQVTHSTHKKLTACLQGQQGTDVEKRSVKSPSKKLPLAILAQCMVEGAAVLGDDSLLGKMLQMCGETEEKLAQELIQFEFQIERDVVEPLYVLAEVDIPNIQKQRKHLAKLVLDMDSARARFHQSSKSSSHPSTLQPGAKSESLREEMEEAANRMEICRDQLSADMYNFVAKEIDYANYFQTLIETQAEYHRKSLEILHSVLPQIKAHQEAWVEKPSFGKSLEEHLNISGREIAFPIEACVTMLLECGMQEEGLFRVAPSASKLKKLKASLDCGVMDVQEYSCDPHAIAGALKSYLRELPEPLMTTELYDEWIQASNIQDMDKRLQALMAACEKLPTDNLNNFRYLIKFLAKLSEYQDANKMSPGNMAIVLGPNLLWTHTEPNMTEMMTTVSLQIVGIIEPIIQHADWFFPGEIEFNLTGSYGSPIHTNHNSNYSSMPSPDMDQSERKQPHDQSRRPLSVATDNMMLEFYKKDGIRKIQSMGVRVMDTSWVSRKGSSTLVRKTSSTPPGMQGPGSPADTLIPEQPGELTTSPSATPPPGERFCSLKSKELSPVIGHKGIQVAGPTVPPSSSPQSSSQSPHSTEHSPHTLRKGSKKLAPVPPKVPYGQSGGMSDQSTGQPSPVSLSPTPPSTPSPYGLVCPPGQVPPSSPGQTPLGAPHSLSSPPSLTGTLTKSRPTPKPRQRPSLPPPQPPTAPPGFIGSAMAPVPQPLEQGLLDGLSPGESMSTDIFNYEIPSINVNLDSLIDEFSGAPCRRSLAVADSPEGDAVPEEEPQSTTL from the exons GGCAGAAAAAACAGAGGTGTTGAGCGACGACCTCCTGCAG GTGGAGAAGCGTCTGGATCTGGTCAAGCAGGTGACACACAGCACTCACAAGAAGCTCACTGCCTGCCTGCAGGGTCAGCAGGGCACTGATGTGGAGAAGAGGTCTGTCAAGTCACCGTCT AAAAAACTACCACTCGCAATCCTGGCACAATGCATGGTAGAAGGGGCTGCAGTTTTGGGAGATGACTCCCTCCTGGG GAAGATGCTGCAGATGTGcggggagacagaggagaagctggCGCAGGAGCTCATCCAGTTTGAGTTCcagatagagagagatgtggTGGAGCCGCTCTATGTTCTCGCTGAG GTGGACATTCCCAACATCCAGAAACAGAGGAAGCACTTAGCTAAACTTGTCTTGGACATGGACTCGGCACGGGCTAG ATTTCATCAGTCGTCCAAGTCATCCAGTCACCCGAGCACTCTGCAGCCCGGCGCCAAGTCCGAGTCCctcagagaggagatggaggaggcagCCAATCGCATGGAGATTTGTAGG GATCAGTTATCAGCAGATATGTACAATTTTGTGGCCAAAGAAATAGACTATGCAAATTATTTCCAGACA ctgataGAAACACAGGCAGAATATCACAGGAAGTCATTAGAGATTCTTCACAGTGTCCTGCCCCAGATTAAAGCTCACCAAG agGCGTGGGTGGAGAAGCCGTCGTTTGGCAAGTCTCTGGAGGAACACCTGAATATTAGTGGCAGAGAGATCGCCTTCCCCATCGAAGCCTGTGTCACCATGCTGTTGGAGTGTGGCATGCAAGAGGAG GGCCTCTTCAGAGTGGCTCCGTCAGCCTCCAAGCTGAAGAAGCTGAAAGCCTCCCTGGACTGCGGGGTTATGGATGTGCAGGAGTACTCCTGTGACCCACACGCCATCGCAG GGGCTCTGAAATCATACCTCCGTGAGCTCCCCGAGCCATTGATGACCACTGAACTTTACGATGAATGGATTCAGGCCTCCAA CATTCAAGATATGGACAAGAGACTCCAAGCGTTAATGGCCGCGTGTGAAAAACTCCCCACAGACAACTTGAACAATTTTAG GTATCTAATCAAATTCTTAGCCAAGCTAAGTGAGTATCAAGACGCAAATAAGATGAGCCCTGGTAACATGGCAATCGTCCTCGGCCCTAACTTGCTCTGGACTCATACTGAACC aaaCATGACGGAGATGATGACCACCGTGTCTCTACAGATTGTTGGCATCATTGAGCCCATCATCCAGCATGCTGACTGGTTCTTCCCTGGAG AGATTGAATTCAACCTGACGGGCAGCTATGGCAGCCCGATCCACACCAACCACAACTCCAACTACAGTTCCATGCCCTCGCCGGACATGGACCAATCGGAGCGCAAGCAGCCGCACGACCAGAGCCGACGCCCACTGAGTGTTGCCACTGACAACATGATGCTGGAGTTTTACAAGAAGGATGG CATTAGGAAGATTCAAAG tATGGGCGTCCGGGTTATGGATACCTCCTGGGTGTCTCGCAAGGGTTCATCCACACTGGTGCGGAAGACTTCCTCCACCCCTCCGGGCATGCAGGGCCCCGGCTCTCCTGCAGACACACTCATCCCCGAGCAGCCCGGAGAGCTCACCACCTCCCCGTCCGCGACACCGCCACCAGGAGAAAGGTTCTG TTCATTGAAGAGCAAAGAGCTCTCCCCTGTAATTGGACACAAAGGCATCCAGGTGGCAGGTCCAACAGTCCCACCCAGCAGCAGTcctcagagcagcagccagTCTCCACACTCCACAGAGCACAGTCCACACACCCTGCGCAAAG gTTCCAAGAAGTTGGCCCCTGTCCCCCCCAAGGTCCCCTATGGCCAGTCTGGCGGGATGTCCGACCAGTCCACAGGTCAGCCGTCACCGGTCAGCCTGTCTCCCACACCACCTAGCACCCCCTCCCCTTATGGACTGGTCTGCCCTCCAGGGCAAGTGCCCCCATCCTCCCCTGGGCAAACCCCACTGGGAGCGCCCCACTCCCTttcatcccctccctccctgactgGAACGCTAACCAAATCTCGGCCCACCCCTAAGCCCAGGCAGAGACCCAGCCTGCCCCCTCCTCAGCCGCCCACAGCCCCTCCTGGGTTCATTGGCTCGGCCATGGCCCCAGTTCCCCAGCCCCTGGAGCAGGGCCTCCTGGATGGACTTTCCCCCGGGGAAAGCATGTCTACAG ATATCTTCAATTATGAAATCCCCTCCATCAATGTCAATCTGGACAGCCTCATCGATGAGTTCAGCGGTGCCCCCTGCAGGAGGTCCCTGGCAGTTGCAGACTCTCCAGAGGGAGACGCTGTGCCTGAGGAGGAGCCCCAGAGCACCACTCTATGA
- the arhgap44a gene encoding rho GTPase-activating protein 44 isoform X3 has protein sequence MKKQFNRMRQLANQTVGRAEKTEVLSDDLLQVEKRLDLVKQVTHSTHKKLTACLQGQQGTDVEKRSVKSPSKKLPLAILAQCMVEGAAVLGDDSLLGKMLQMCGETEEKLAQELIQFEFQIERDVVEPLYVLAEVDIPNIQKQRKHLAKLVLDMDSARARFHQSSKSSSHPSTLQPGAKSESLREEMEEAANRMEICRDQLSADMYNFVAKEIDYANYFQTLIETQAEYHRKSLEILHSVLPQIKAHQEAWVEKPSFGKSLEEHLNISGREIAFPIEACVTMLLECGMQEEGLFRVAPSASKLKKLKASLDCGVMDVQEYSCDPHAIAGALKSYLRELPEPLMTTELYDEWIQASNIQDMDKRLQALMAACEKLPTDNLNNFRYLIKFLAKLSEYQDANKMSPGNMAIVLGPNLLWTHTEPNMTEMMTTVSLQIVGIIEPIIQHADWFFPGEIEFNLTGSYGSPIHTNHNSNYSSMPSPDMDQSERKQPHDQSRRPLSVATDNMMLEFYKKDGIRKIQSMGVRVMDTSWVSRKGSSTLVRKTSSTPPGMQGPGSPADTLIPEQPGELTTSPSATPPPGERFCSDNVSPNRPDTSHAHPPPGEDRPPPPYPTSSCHSLPHHFYPKPPPCARPVAPGPESQPPASPPPPMRWSGFTPPAPPPSSSSSSSSSSLDINSNPKPSCLHFSKHSPPGDMSHAPPPDINASPLYIKTPLVLTRHDQSFGNPPSLPSSAPPPPPWAACPCARERGPPRLTSSLKSKELSPVIGHKGIQVAGPTVPPSSSPQSSSQSPHSTEHSPHTLRKGSKKLAPVPPKVPYGQSGGMSDQSTGQPSPVSLSPTPPSTPSPYGLVCPPGQVPPSSPGQTPLGAPHSLSSPPSLTGTLTKSRPTPKPRQRPSLPPPQPPTAPPGFIGSAMAPVPQPLEQGLLDGLSPGESMSTAV, from the exons GGCAGAAAAAACAGAGGTGTTGAGCGACGACCTCCTGCAG GTGGAGAAGCGTCTGGATCTGGTCAAGCAGGTGACACACAGCACTCACAAGAAGCTCACTGCCTGCCTGCAGGGTCAGCAGGGCACTGATGTGGAGAAGAGGTCTGTCAAGTCACCGTCT AAAAAACTACCACTCGCAATCCTGGCACAATGCATGGTAGAAGGGGCTGCAGTTTTGGGAGATGACTCCCTCCTGGG GAAGATGCTGCAGATGTGcggggagacagaggagaagctggCGCAGGAGCTCATCCAGTTTGAGTTCcagatagagagagatgtggTGGAGCCGCTCTATGTTCTCGCTGAG GTGGACATTCCCAACATCCAGAAACAGAGGAAGCACTTAGCTAAACTTGTCTTGGACATGGACTCGGCACGGGCTAG ATTTCATCAGTCGTCCAAGTCATCCAGTCACCCGAGCACTCTGCAGCCCGGCGCCAAGTCCGAGTCCctcagagaggagatggaggaggcagCCAATCGCATGGAGATTTGTAGG GATCAGTTATCAGCAGATATGTACAATTTTGTGGCCAAAGAAATAGACTATGCAAATTATTTCCAGACA ctgataGAAACACAGGCAGAATATCACAGGAAGTCATTAGAGATTCTTCACAGTGTCCTGCCCCAGATTAAAGCTCACCAAG agGCGTGGGTGGAGAAGCCGTCGTTTGGCAAGTCTCTGGAGGAACACCTGAATATTAGTGGCAGAGAGATCGCCTTCCCCATCGAAGCCTGTGTCACCATGCTGTTGGAGTGTGGCATGCAAGAGGAG GGCCTCTTCAGAGTGGCTCCGTCAGCCTCCAAGCTGAAGAAGCTGAAAGCCTCCCTGGACTGCGGGGTTATGGATGTGCAGGAGTACTCCTGTGACCCACACGCCATCGCAG GGGCTCTGAAATCATACCTCCGTGAGCTCCCCGAGCCATTGATGACCACTGAACTTTACGATGAATGGATTCAGGCCTCCAA CATTCAAGATATGGACAAGAGACTCCAAGCGTTAATGGCCGCGTGTGAAAAACTCCCCACAGACAACTTGAACAATTTTAG GTATCTAATCAAATTCTTAGCCAAGCTAAGTGAGTATCAAGACGCAAATAAGATGAGCCCTGGTAACATGGCAATCGTCCTCGGCCCTAACTTGCTCTGGACTCATACTGAACC aaaCATGACGGAGATGATGACCACCGTGTCTCTACAGATTGTTGGCATCATTGAGCCCATCATCCAGCATGCTGACTGGTTCTTCCCTGGAG AGATTGAATTCAACCTGACGGGCAGCTATGGCAGCCCGATCCACACCAACCACAACTCCAACTACAGTTCCATGCCCTCGCCGGACATGGACCAATCGGAGCGCAAGCAGCCGCACGACCAGAGCCGACGCCCACTGAGTGTTGCCACTGACAACATGATGCTGGAGTTTTACAAGAAGGATGG CATTAGGAAGATTCAAAG tATGGGCGTCCGGGTTATGGATACCTCCTGGGTGTCTCGCAAGGGTTCATCCACACTGGTGCGGAAGACTTCCTCCACCCCTCCGGGCATGCAGGGCCCCGGCTCTCCTGCAGACACACTCATCCCCGAGCAGCCCGGAGAGCTCACCACCTCCCCGTCCGCGACACCGCCACCAGGAGAAAGGTTCTG CTCAGACAACGTGTCGCCCAATCGGCCGGACACCTCTCATGCCCACCCACCCCCCGGGGAGGACCGGCCACCCCCTCCTTACCCCACCTCCTCGTGCCACTCTCTCCCCCACCACTTCTATCCCAAACCCCCACCCTGCGCTCGCCCCGTGGCACCGGGTCCAGAATCCCagccccccgcctccccccctcccccaatgCGCTGGTCTGGCTTCACTCccccggccccgcccccttcctcctcttcttcctcctcctcctcgtcactcGACATCAATTCGAACCCCAAACCCAGCTGCCTGCACTTTTCCAAGCACAGTCCGCCTGGTGACATGTCGCATGCGCCCCCACCAGACATTAATGCTTCACCACTCTACATCAAAACCCCCTTGGTACTAACTCGCCATGACCAGTCCTTTGGCAACCCCCCTAGCCTCCCTTCGTCCGCACCCCCGCCCCCGCCGTGGGCTGCCTGTCCATGTGCCCGAGAGAGAGGACCCCCCAGGCTGACTAG TTCATTGAAGAGCAAAGAGCTCTCCCCTGTAATTGGACACAAAGGCATCCAGGTGGCAGGTCCAACAGTCCCACCCAGCAGCAGTcctcagagcagcagccagTCTCCACACTCCACAGAGCACAGTCCACACACCCTGCGCAAAG gTTCCAAGAAGTTGGCCCCTGTCCCCCCCAAGGTCCCCTATGGCCAGTCTGGCGGGATGTCCGACCAGTCCACAGGTCAGCCGTCACCGGTCAGCCTGTCTCCCACACCACCTAGCACCCCCTCCCCTTATGGACTGGTCTGCCCTCCAGGGCAAGTGCCCCCATCCTCCCCTGGGCAAACCCCACTGGGAGCGCCCCACTCCCTttcatcccctccctccctgactgGAACGCTAACCAAATCTCGGCCCACCCCTAAGCCCAGGCAGAGACCCAGCCTGCCCCCTCCTCAGCCGCCCACAGCCCCTCCTGGGTTCATTGGCTCGGCCATGGCCCCAGTTCCCCAGCCCCTGGAGCAGGGCCTCCTGGATGGACTTTCCCCCGGGGAAAGCATGTCTACAG CCGTGTGA
- the arhgap44a gene encoding rho GTPase-activating protein 44 isoform X2 has protein sequence MKKQFNRMRQLANQTVGRAEKTEVLSDDLLQVEKRLDLVKQVTHSTHKKLTACLQGQQGTDVEKRSVKSPSKKLPLAILAQCMVEGAAVLGDDSLLGKMLQMCGETEEKLAQELIQFEFQIERDVVEPLYVLAEVDIPNIQKQRKHLAKLVLDMDSARARFHQSSKSSSHPSTLQPGAKSESLREEMEEAANRMEICRDQLSADMYNFVAKEIDYANYFQTLIETQAEYHRKSLEILHSVLPQIKAHQEAWVEKPSFGKSLEEHLNISGREIAFPIEACVTMLLECGMQEEGLFRVAPSASKLKKLKASLDCGVMDVQEYSCDPHAIAGALKSYLRELPEPLMTTELYDEWIQASNIQDMDKRLQALMAACEKLPTDNLNNFRYLIKFLAKLSEYQDANKMSPGNMAIVLGPNLLWTHTEPNMTEMMTTVSLQIVGIIEPIIQHADWFFPGEIEFNLTGSYGSPIHTNHNSNYSSMPSPDMDQSERKQPHDQSRRPLSVATDNMMLEFYKKDGMGVRVMDTSWVSRKGSSTLVRKTSSTPPGMQGPGSPADTLIPEQPGELTTSPSATPPPGERFCSDNVSPNRPDTSHAHPPPGEDRPPPPYPTSSCHSLPHHFYPKPPPCARPVAPGPESQPPASPPPPMRWSGFTPPAPPPSSSSSSSSSSLDINSNPKPSCLHFSKHSPPGDMSHAPPPDINASPLYIKTPLVLTRHDQSFGNPPSLPSSAPPPPPWAACPCARERGPPRLTSSLKSKELSPVIGHKGIQVAGPTVPPSSSPQSSSQSPHSTEHSPHTLRKGSKKLAPVPPKVPYGQSGGMSDQSTGQPSPVSLSPTPPSTPSPYGLVCPPGQVPPSSPGQTPLGAPHSLSSPPSLTGTLTKSRPTPKPRQRPSLPPPQPPTAPPGFIGSAMAPVPQPLEQGLLDGLSPGESMSTDIFNYEIPSINVNLDSLIDEFSGAPCRRSLAVADSPEGDAVPEEEPQSTTL, from the exons GGCAGAAAAAACAGAGGTGTTGAGCGACGACCTCCTGCAG GTGGAGAAGCGTCTGGATCTGGTCAAGCAGGTGACACACAGCACTCACAAGAAGCTCACTGCCTGCCTGCAGGGTCAGCAGGGCACTGATGTGGAGAAGAGGTCTGTCAAGTCACCGTCT AAAAAACTACCACTCGCAATCCTGGCACAATGCATGGTAGAAGGGGCTGCAGTTTTGGGAGATGACTCCCTCCTGGG GAAGATGCTGCAGATGTGcggggagacagaggagaagctggCGCAGGAGCTCATCCAGTTTGAGTTCcagatagagagagatgtggTGGAGCCGCTCTATGTTCTCGCTGAG GTGGACATTCCCAACATCCAGAAACAGAGGAAGCACTTAGCTAAACTTGTCTTGGACATGGACTCGGCACGGGCTAG ATTTCATCAGTCGTCCAAGTCATCCAGTCACCCGAGCACTCTGCAGCCCGGCGCCAAGTCCGAGTCCctcagagaggagatggaggaggcagCCAATCGCATGGAGATTTGTAGG GATCAGTTATCAGCAGATATGTACAATTTTGTGGCCAAAGAAATAGACTATGCAAATTATTTCCAGACA ctgataGAAACACAGGCAGAATATCACAGGAAGTCATTAGAGATTCTTCACAGTGTCCTGCCCCAGATTAAAGCTCACCAAG agGCGTGGGTGGAGAAGCCGTCGTTTGGCAAGTCTCTGGAGGAACACCTGAATATTAGTGGCAGAGAGATCGCCTTCCCCATCGAAGCCTGTGTCACCATGCTGTTGGAGTGTGGCATGCAAGAGGAG GGCCTCTTCAGAGTGGCTCCGTCAGCCTCCAAGCTGAAGAAGCTGAAAGCCTCCCTGGACTGCGGGGTTATGGATGTGCAGGAGTACTCCTGTGACCCACACGCCATCGCAG GGGCTCTGAAATCATACCTCCGTGAGCTCCCCGAGCCATTGATGACCACTGAACTTTACGATGAATGGATTCAGGCCTCCAA CATTCAAGATATGGACAAGAGACTCCAAGCGTTAATGGCCGCGTGTGAAAAACTCCCCACAGACAACTTGAACAATTTTAG GTATCTAATCAAATTCTTAGCCAAGCTAAGTGAGTATCAAGACGCAAATAAGATGAGCCCTGGTAACATGGCAATCGTCCTCGGCCCTAACTTGCTCTGGACTCATACTGAACC aaaCATGACGGAGATGATGACCACCGTGTCTCTACAGATTGTTGGCATCATTGAGCCCATCATCCAGCATGCTGACTGGTTCTTCCCTGGAG AGATTGAATTCAACCTGACGGGCAGCTATGGCAGCCCGATCCACACCAACCACAACTCCAACTACAGTTCCATGCCCTCGCCGGACATGGACCAATCGGAGCGCAAGCAGCCGCACGACCAGAGCCGACGCCCACTGAGTGTTGCCACTGACAACATGATGCTGGAGTTTTACAAGAAGGATGG tATGGGCGTCCGGGTTATGGATACCTCCTGGGTGTCTCGCAAGGGTTCATCCACACTGGTGCGGAAGACTTCCTCCACCCCTCCGGGCATGCAGGGCCCCGGCTCTCCTGCAGACACACTCATCCCCGAGCAGCCCGGAGAGCTCACCACCTCCCCGTCCGCGACACCGCCACCAGGAGAAAGGTTCTG CTCAGACAACGTGTCGCCCAATCGGCCGGACACCTCTCATGCCCACCCACCCCCCGGGGAGGACCGGCCACCCCCTCCTTACCCCACCTCCTCGTGCCACTCTCTCCCCCACCACTTCTATCCCAAACCCCCACCCTGCGCTCGCCCCGTGGCACCGGGTCCAGAATCCCagccccccgcctccccccctcccccaatgCGCTGGTCTGGCTTCACTCccccggccccgcccccttcctcctcttcttcctcctcctcctcgtcactcGACATCAATTCGAACCCCAAACCCAGCTGCCTGCACTTTTCCAAGCACAGTCCGCCTGGTGACATGTCGCATGCGCCCCCACCAGACATTAATGCTTCACCACTCTACATCAAAACCCCCTTGGTACTAACTCGCCATGACCAGTCCTTTGGCAACCCCCCTAGCCTCCCTTCGTCCGCACCCCCGCCCCCGCCGTGGGCTGCCTGTCCATGTGCCCGAGAGAGAGGACCCCCCAGGCTGACTAG TTCATTGAAGAGCAAAGAGCTCTCCCCTGTAATTGGACACAAAGGCATCCAGGTGGCAGGTCCAACAGTCCCACCCAGCAGCAGTcctcagagcagcagccagTCTCCACACTCCACAGAGCACAGTCCACACACCCTGCGCAAAG gTTCCAAGAAGTTGGCCCCTGTCCCCCCCAAGGTCCCCTATGGCCAGTCTGGCGGGATGTCCGACCAGTCCACAGGTCAGCCGTCACCGGTCAGCCTGTCTCCCACACCACCTAGCACCCCCTCCCCTTATGGACTGGTCTGCCCTCCAGGGCAAGTGCCCCCATCCTCCCCTGGGCAAACCCCACTGGGAGCGCCCCACTCCCTttcatcccctccctccctgactgGAACGCTAACCAAATCTCGGCCCACCCCTAAGCCCAGGCAGAGACCCAGCCTGCCCCCTCCTCAGCCGCCCACAGCCCCTCCTGGGTTCATTGGCTCGGCCATGGCCCCAGTTCCCCAGCCCCTGGAGCAGGGCCTCCTGGATGGACTTTCCCCCGGGGAAAGCATGTCTACAG ATATCTTCAATTATGAAATCCCCTCCATCAATGTCAATCTGGACAGCCTCATCGATGAGTTCAGCGGTGCCCCCTGCAGGAGGTCCCTGGCAGTTGCAGACTCTCCAGAGGGAGACGCTGTGCCTGAGGAGGAGCCCCAGAGCACCACTCTATGA